A genomic region of Homo sapiens chromosome 17 genomic patch of type NOVEL, GRCh38.p14 PATCHES HSCHR17_13_CTG4 contains the following coding sequences:
- the KRTAP4-4 gene encoding keratin-associated protein 4-4 gives MVNSCCGSVCSDQGCGLENCCRPSYCQTTCCRTTCCRPSCCVSSCCRPQCCQTTCCRTTCCHPSCCVSSCCRPQCCQSVCCQPTCCRPQCCQTTCCRTTCCRPSCCRPQCCQSVCCQPTCCCPSYCVSSCCRPQCCQTTCCRTTCCRPSCCVSRCYRPHCGQSLCC, from the coding sequence ATGGTCAACTCCTGTTGTGGCTCTGTGTGCTCTGACCAGGGCTGTGGCCTAGAGAACTGCTGCCGTCCCAGCTACTGCCAGACCACCTGCTGCAGGACCACCTGCTGCCGCCCCAGCTGCTGTGTGTCCAGCTGCTGCAGACCCCAGTGCTGCCAGACCACCTGCTGCAGGACCACCTGCTGCCACCCCAGCTGCTGTGTGTCCAGCTGCTGCAGACCCCAGTGCTGCCAGTCTGTGTGCTGCCAGCCCACCTGCTGCAGACCCCAATGCTGCCAGACTACCTGCTGTAGGACCACCTGCTGCCGCCCCAGCTGCTGCAGGCCCCAGTGCTGCCAGTCTGTGTGCTGCCAGCCCACCTGCTGCTGCCCCAGCTACTGTGTGTCCAGCTGCTGCAGACCCCAGTGCTGCCAGACCACCTGCTGCAGAACCACCTGCTGCCGCCCCAGCTGCTGTGTGTCCAGGTGCTACAGGCCCCATTGTGGCCAGTCTCTATGCTGCTAG